Genomic DNA from Opitutaceae bacterium:
GGTATCCTCCTGTTGGCGAAGACGCCGGGACTGGACGATGATGGGTGGCGTGAGAGCCTTCCCGATTTTGTCGACACTGCTGGTCTCGGGGCTGCTTTGCGTGACCTCCGTCCGCGGCGGCACGGATGCGAAGCCCGCGACCGCCGGCCTCGAAGTGGCATTGCGGGATGCCCATGCACTGGCCGGTCGCCATCCCGGCTCAAGGGTCGTGCGCGTTTCAGGCGATTCCATGGTTCCGTTCTTTTCGGATGGAGCCGTGCTTGTCGTTCGTCCCGTATCAGGAAATTCGATACGCGTGGGTGTGATTGCCGCGTATGTCAATCGGTTCGGGGAGACCGTGGTCCACCGGGTGACGAGGGCGACTCCGGACGGCTGGCAGGTCCGCGGCTACAACAATCGTCACGCCGATTCCACGACCGTCAATGGGACAAACCTGATAGGCGCGGTTTATGCCGTTTTTGATCCGCATTCATCGGATCCGGTGAAAGACCCGGTCCAGCTCGCGCAACTGATGGCCTTGACACCGCTGGTGCTGGCCGCACCCGCGCGATAAGAGGATGGGCACCTGGGTGCCAAGCGCAGGTCTTTCAGCGCTGCGTCGCCTGCAAAGGCGGAAGCGCTTCATCCGCGATGCCCCAGCGGAGGTTGTGGAATGAAGTGTGGAACTCCGTGATGTGACCAAGCTCAGCAACCGCCAGCACCGTGGCGAGCGCGGTGGGGAGCACGTCGGCGCGAGCTGCCGGCAGTTCGCGCAAACGCGCGCGATCCTCCAGTCTCATGGCAGCGACGCGGTCGAGCAGCGACCGGATGTCGGAAACCGGGAGGCGGGTGGGCGCGCGACTGGATGAAATGCCGGCGGCTGCCGCGAGCATGAAGCGGGTTGTCGTCATGGTGCCGCCGATGAAAAGGGCGTCCGCGCCCCTCCCGAGGGAGAAGGTGAAGGCGCTGGACTTCAAGACGGTCTTCACCTGCGTCGTGACGGCCGCGCGAGCCTCCGCTGTGAATGGCTGCGTGCGATCCGAGACGCAGCTTTCGGTCAATCGAACGCAGCCCAGCGGGAGGCTGACCGCCTGGATCACCCGGCGGGCGTGGAAGCGGAGGCATTCGAGACTGCCTCCGC
This window encodes:
- a CDS encoding S24/S26 family peptidase; this translates as MTSVRGGTDAKPATAGLEVALRDAHALAGRHPGSRVVRVSGDSMVPFFSDGAVLVVRPVSGNSIRVGVIAAYVNRFGETVVHRVTRATPDGWQVRGYNNRHADSTTVNGTNLIGAVYAVFDPHSSDPVKDPVQLAQLMALTPLVLAAPAR
- a CDS encoding phosphatase — its product is MIKSAMTGMTQDSASPTVAVIDIGSNSIKVLVAHRTAGGRIHSLDSHALEVRISAGISGSPPRLGEEGMQSGVEAVAALVERSRTFHPGTIQVVATSAVRDAVNGSDFCARIKAATGIGVRVLAGEEEASLIGRGLLTDPTVKDFNDFYLFDLGGGSLECLRFHARRVIQAVSLPLGCVRLTESCVSDRTQPFTAEARAAVTTQVKTVLKSSAFTFSLGRGADALFIGGTMTTTRFMLAAAAGISSSRAPTRLPVSDIRSLLDRVAAMRLEDRARLRELPAARADVLPTALATVLAVAELGHITEFHTSFHNLRWGIADEALPPLQATQR